In the Arachis ipaensis cultivar K30076 chromosome B10, Araip1.1, whole genome shotgun sequence genome, one interval contains:
- the LOC107623428 gene encoding nucleolar complex protein 2 homolog (The sequence of the model RefSeq protein was modified relative to this genomic sequence to represent the inferred CDS: added 33 bases not found in genome assembly), with protein MSMETANDSEMSLGGDGHVRRRSRKKAVAESGAREHKEQLEKLKQKDPEFYEFLKEHDQELLQFSDEDIDENVGSDMEDGDVQPDEETSDQEIQEKEKQLSKKVITTSMVESWCKSIHEKGSVNAVHSLMKAFRTACHYGDDGGNESTTKFSVMSSAVFNKIMLSVLNEMDGILKKLLKLPASGGNHETIKNLMTTMQWKSHSHLVKSYLGNALHVLNQMTDTDMISFTLRRIKYSSLFLAAFPSLLRKYIKVVLHFWGTGGGALPVFSFLFIRDLCVRIGSLCIDECFRGIYKAYVLNCHFVNAVKLQHIQFLGNCIIELVGVNLQAAYQHAFIFIRQLAMILRDALNTKTKESFRKVCEWKYMNCLELWTGAICAYSSTSDFKQLAYPLTQIISGVARLVPTAKYFPLRLRCVRMLNRIAASTHSFVPVSMLLLDMLEMKELNKPPTGGVGKAVDLRSILKVSKPTLKTRAFQEACIFYVVEELAEHLAQWSYSVAFMELSFIPLVRLRSFCKSTKVDRFRKEMRQLIRQIEANCDFVNERRMSVSFLPSDLAASSFLEDEKKSASSALSKYVVTLRQRAEQKNTSLMESSVLVGEEASVFGKEISDSDEEDAKKNEEGAAIFSSSWLPGTGNDSKINHPKETKGKKRKQQRKERAIDDDVVEDLVLSSDEDEPSTREDDNVDNGPPKLKQKNKNKNKHKHKHKPKRFKTK; from the exons ATGAGCATGGAGACTGCCAATGATTCAG AGATGAGTTTGGGTGGAGATGGTCATGTAAGAAGAAGGAGCAGGAAAAAAGCCGTGGCTGAGAGTGGAGCAAGAGAACATAAAGAGCAATTAGAGAAACTTAAACAGAAG GACCCAGAATTTTACGAGTTCTTGAAAGAGCATGACCAGGAGTTGCTTCAGTTCAGTGATGAGGATATTGAT GAAAATGTGGGTTCTGACATGGAAGATGGAGATGTACAGCCAGATGAGGAGACTAGTGACCAAGAAATTCAAGAGAAGGAAAAACAATTGTCTAAGAAAGTTATAACTACCTCTATGGTTGAATCATGGTGCAAATCCATTCATGAAAAAGGGAGTGTAAATGCAGTCCATTCTCTGATGAAGGCTTTTAGGACAGCATGCCACTATGGCGATGATGGGGGGAATGAGTCTACAACAAAGTTTAGTGTAATGTCAAGCGCTGTTTTCAACAAAATAATGTTGTCTGTACTTAATGAAATGGATGGAATACTAAAGAAATTGTTGAAGCTCCCGGCTTCTGGTGGAAATCATGAGACCATAAAAAATTTGATGACCACGATGCAATGGAAGAGTCATAGCCATTTAGTGAAGTCATACCTTGGAAATGCTCTTCATGTTTTGAACCAAATGACTGACACTGATATGATATCATTTACTTTACGTCGGATTAAATACTCTTCACTGTTTCTGGCTGCTTTTCCGTCACTCCTAAGGAAGTATATTAAG GTGGTCCTTCATTTCTGGGGTACTGGGGGAGGTGCCCTTCCAGTTTTCTCATTTCTATTCATCAGAGATTTATGTGTACGCATTGGATCTCTCTGCATTGATGAATGCTTCAGAGGAATATATAAAGCCTATGTTTTGAATTGCCACTTTGTAAATGCGGTGAAACTTCAACatatccaattccttggcaattgcATCATTGAACTTGTTGGCGTGAATCTTCAGGCTGCGTATCAACATGCATTTATTTTCATCCGGCAGTTGGCTATGATTTTAAGGGACGCACTTAACACAAAAACTAAG GAATCTTTCCGGAAGGTTTGCGAATGGAAATACATGAACTGTCTTGAACTTTGGACTGGTGCCATCTGTGCCTACAGTTCAACATCGGACTTTAAACAACTTGCATATCCTCTGACCCAAATAATTTCTGGGGTAGCCCGTCTAGTTCCAACAGCTAAATATTTCCCCCTTAGGTT TTCTACTCACTCTTTTGTACCAGTATCTATGCTCCTTTTGGACATGCTGGAGATGAAAGAGCTGAATAAGCCCCCTACAGGAGGTGTTGGTAAAGCTGTTGACTTACGCAGTATATTGAAG GTTAGCAAGCCAACACTAAAGACTAGAGCATTTCAAGAGGCGTGCATTTTTTATGTGGTTGAAGAGCTTGCTGAGCACTTGGCACAGTGGAGTTATTCCGTTGCATTCATGGAGTTGTCTTTTATTCCACTTGTGAGGTTGCGTAGCTTTTGTAAATCGACCAAAGTTGATAGGTTTCGGAAGGAAATGAGGCAGCTTATACGCCAG ATTGAGGCCAACTGTGACTTCGTGAATGAAAGGCGCATGTCAGTTTCCTTTTTACCTAGTGATCTGGCTGCATCATCTTTTCTTGAG GATGAAAAGAAGTCAGCCTCAAGTGCATTATCAAAGTATGTTGTAACACTCCGCCAGAGAGCAGAGCAAAAGAATACTTCATTAATGGAATCCAG TGTTCTTGTGGGAGAGGAAGCCTCTGTTTTTGGGAAAGAAATATCAGATAGCGATGAAGAGGATGCTAAAAAGAACGAGGAGGGAGCTGCCATCTTTAGTTCATCATGGTTACCTGGAACTGGAAATGACTCTAA GATAAATCACCCCAAAGAAacaaaagggaagaagagaaagcaACAGCGGAAAGAGAGAGCGATTGATGATGATGTCGTGGAGGACTTGGTACTAAGTTCTGATGAGGATGAACCTTCTACCAGGGAAGATGATAATGTTGATAATGGGCCTCCAAAACTAAAgcagaagaacaagaacaagaacaagcacAAGCACAAGCACAAACCAAAAaggtttaaaacaaaataa